From a single Mesorhizobium shangrilense genomic region:
- a CDS encoding dihydrodipicolinate synthase family protein: protein MDFEKLKSRLAGCYVTIPTPFEDSAGFPVNHQAIRTYVRFLIDNGLNTEYATLLAGGAAGDFSTMSFEERIGVGETVVDEARGRVPLAFGGQSTSTLELVRLAQAAQSMGFDFLQVSCPFYFTHTEADFEEFVMAAAKAAPRIGIIVYNTFWTSTSLSFGMIDRLARIENVVGLKWATPRTDAMEFEDVTSNFSRRFTIIDNNLFFPYSAMPSLGAQAFEVHLCNYWPEWGIKLIDEVKAENYPEIARMMVEEAMPFYKLWVEIEKGYTSGDGYLDKLCMELIGLPSSRCRPPTRDIRENYRARTLDMMRAAGVPRLVAN, encoded by the coding sequence GTGGACTTTGAAAAATTGAAATCACGTCTGGCGGGATGCTACGTAACAATACCAACGCCGTTCGAGGACAGCGCTGGCTTTCCGGTCAATCACCAGGCGATCAGGACCTATGTCCGGTTCCTGATCGATAATGGCCTGAACACCGAATATGCCACGCTCCTGGCGGGCGGGGCGGCGGGTGACTTTTCGACGATGTCGTTCGAGGAGCGGATTGGCGTTGGCGAAACCGTTGTCGACGAAGCTCGGGGGCGCGTTCCCCTGGCCTTCGGCGGTCAATCGACCAGTACGCTGGAACTGGTGCGGCTGGCGCAGGCGGCGCAGTCGATGGGCTTCGACTTCCTGCAGGTATCCTGTCCATTCTACTTCACCCACACGGAGGCCGATTTCGAGGAGTTCGTCATGGCCGCGGCCAAGGCGGCGCCCCGCATCGGCATCATCGTCTACAATACGTTCTGGACTTCGACGAGCCTGTCGTTCGGCATGATCGATCGCCTGGCCAGGATCGAGAACGTGGTCGGCCTGAAATGGGCGACGCCGCGAACGGACGCCATGGAATTCGAGGATGTCACCTCGAATTTTTCCAGGCGCTTCACCATCATCGACAACAATCTGTTCTTTCCATATTCGGCGATGCCGTCGCTGGGCGCACAGGCATTCGAGGTGCACCTCTGCAACTATTGGCCGGAATGGGGCATCAAGCTCATCGACGAGGTCAAGGCGGAGAACTACCCCGAGATCGCGCGGATGATGGTGGAAGAGGCCATGCCCTTCTACAAACTGTGGGTCGAGATCGAGAAAGGCTACACGAGCGGCGACGGCTATCTCGACAAATTGTGCATGGAATTGATCGGGCTGCCGTCGAGCCGCTGCCGTCCGCCAACACGTGACATTCGTGAAAACTATCGTGCGAGGACGCTTGACATGATGCGTGCCGCGGGCGTGCCACGCCTCGTGGCCAACTAG